Below is a window of Paraburkholderia kururiensis DNA.
ACCACGTTTACGCGGATGCCGCGCTCCTTCAGGTCGGTTGTCCAGCTTCGCGCGAACGATCGCACAGCCGCCTTGCTTGCGTTATAGAGCGATTGGCCAGGAAACCCTTTACTGCCGGCCACCGAGCCATTCAGGACGACGGCGCTTCCCGACGAAAGTAGTGGCAAAGCCTTTTGCACAGTGAAGAGCATGCCACGCACATTCAGGCCGAATAGCCGGTCGAAACCCTCTTCGTCAATGGTGCCCAGTGGACGCGGCTCGACTTCGGCGACGCCCGCATTTGCGAACACCACGTCAAGCCGACCGTGGTCCCGCTGGATACGCTCGTAGAGTCGATCCAGGTCGGTGAGATTGCTTGCGTCCCCTTGAACACCCACGGCACCGTTTCCTATTTCTTCAATCGCCTCGTCCAGTCGATTTTGTCTACGTCCCATGATGTAGACCCGCGCGCCTTCGTCTGCGAAAAGCCTGGCACTGGCAAGACCGATGCCCTCGCTGCCGCCAGTGATTGCCACAACCTTGTTCTCGAATCGGTTTGTCATATGCCCTCGGTATAAATGGAGTATTGCTCCACTTAGTATATGGAGGCATCATCCGCTTATCAAGCAGAATTAGAACAAGGATGAAGAGCCAAAATTCAACGGTCGACGAAGCGCCACTGCGTGCCGACGCGGCTCGCAACCGGGCACGCATTCTCGAAGCTGCGGAGGCGCTGTTCATCGAACGCGGCGCCAACGCGTCGCTGGACGATATTGCGAAGCGTGCCAACGTCGGTATCGGCACGCTCTATCGTCGTTTCCCGACGCGCGACGCGCTGCTTGCCGCGACAAGTGACGAGCGCCTCCTGGCGCTTGCCGAAGCAAGCCGCGCACGCGACGAAAAGCTGGATCCGGGAACTGCGGTACGCGCCTTCGTCAAAGAACTCGTTAACCACGCGAGCCACTATCGCGGGTTGGCTGCATTGCTGGGAACGGTATTGCAGGAAGGGACGCCCGGCTGCCACGCGGGGCGTGAAGAAGGGCGCCGGCTACTCCAGCGGGCCCAAACGGCAGGCGTGGTTCGCGGGGACGTCTCTATCGACGATCTCGTATGTGTGGTCACCGCAATCGCTCTCGCTGTCGAGCACGGCGGTGTAACCAAGTCGCGTGTTGCCCACCTCGTCGACCTCTTCCTCGACGGCATAGGCAATACTCAGGGCGCGAAGACCCTAGCCTCTTCTCGCACAGACCATGCAACATAAGCAGCGATTCGATTGGAAGCGGACATCGGGTGGAGAACAGTCAAGGTCAGCTTCGGTCGCACGCTGCCGACCACTACTTCTCACCACGCTCGACCAGAACATGCTGGTTGCATGAGGCAGTGGTCGGCCAATAAGGGACCTTCGCCGACGTCAGAAGAATCGCTGACAATCCTGTGCGCATCAAATTCCGATCTCAAGACCGGATGCGACACTATCGCCCTGCCCGAGGGCTCCCACGCACCAGGCGTACAATCCTCTGACCATATCGGGTGCCACGTCCAT
It encodes the following:
- a CDS encoding glucose 1-dehydrogenase gives rise to the protein MTNRFENKVVAITGGSEGIGLASARLFADEGARVYIMGRRQNRLDEAIEEIGNGAVGVQGDASNLTDLDRLYERIQRDHGRLDVVFANAGVAEVEPRPLGTIDEEGFDRLFGLNVRGMLFTVQKALPLLSSGSAVVLNGSVAGSKGFPGQSLYNASKAAVRSFARSWTTDLKERGIRVNVVSPGGTETRPMRSYLEARPGVEDLLKQVVPLGRLGQPDEIARAVLFLASSESSYIAGVELYVDGGSLAV
- a CDS encoding TetR/AcrR family transcriptional regulator, whose translation is MKSQNSTVDEAPLRADAARNRARILEAAEALFIERGANASLDDIAKRANVGIGTLYRRFPTRDALLAATSDERLLALAEASRARDEKLDPGTAVRAFVKELVNHASHYRGLAALLGTVLQEGTPGCHAGREEGRRLLQRAQTAGVVRGDVSIDDLVCVVTAIALAVEHGGVTKSRVAHLVDLFLDGIGNTQGAKTLASSRTDHAT